CGGGACGCATCGGGAGGGGTTCTCTCGCATCACCAAGAAGCTGATAAGGCTTCTCATCCATGCAGACGACTGGGCGCGTTGGATCGTAGGGCATTTCATATACGTCAAGAACATCTTCCATGCAGGCTACGAATTCTGCGTTTTCCTTCGGTGGGATGCACCAGTAGTCGTTGCGGTAAGGTCGTAATTGGTTTTTTTTAAAGCCCGACCAATCGTGTCTTTGCTGACCGGAATATCCAGTTCTACCCGGCACTTTTCTTCCAGCAGGCGCAACGTCCATCTGCTATGTCCTTCCGGCGCAGGACCACAGGCAATCTCAATCAGTTTTGCTTCGCTACGGCCATCAAGTTTCCGGCGTGCCTGGTCAGAATTACTGTTGCGATTGTATGTGAGTACCTTATCAAGGCCGCCCTCACAATACTCTTTTACAGTTTTGCCGACCGTAACCATACAGATACCATTCGATCTTGCGCTCTGTTCATGGGTCAGAACTTTGCCGTGAGCTTCATCAATGTCGATCAACACCTGACATCTACGCCGTATGGTTCTTGAAGTCCCCTCCTTGCGAATGATGGATTTTAACAATTGCAGTTCCTCTTCCGAGAGTGTGATGCTATACTTTTTTGGCCTCCCCATTTACCTTCACCGCCGTTTCTTTTTATCTTACCATAAAACGGCTATTTATGCAATATTTTAATAAAATAAATTTACATGCTTATCAGCGATACAGTACACTAGTGTAAACAGCGATCTGACAGCTTGGTTTTCTTTCACAATATTTTTTCCTGCCAATTGTACAACAGCTCCAATCTTCAGGGCAGACTCCGAAAACAGATTGACAAATGTCACGCCGGACGTTATACTATGCTCAATGAAACCGGTTTCTGTAACCGGTAACATCAACCGGCGGCGGACATGTTTGACGGCACCCTATTTTATGGAAATCTCTAAAATGAGTGTTTATGAGAACTTGCCTTATGGGCATGATAAGGAGTGGTTCACTATGGCAAACGGATATCTACTGGCTCACGATCTGGGCACCAGCGGAAACAAAGCCACTTTGTACGACACAAACGGCCGCCTTGTCGGCAGCGCGGTCTACGCGTACGACACGATGTACCCGCACAGCCGCTGGGTGGAGCAGGATCCGGAGGACTGGTGGAAGGCTGTCTGTGTCACCACACGCACGCTGCTGCAAGAGGCCGCCGCCAAGGCGTCCGACATCCTCTGCGTCTCTTTCAGCGCCCAGATGATGGGCTGCCTGTTGGTGGACAAGCAGGGCAGCCCGCTGCGGCCCATGATCACCTGGGCGGACTCGCGGGCCTGGGCCGAGGAGGACTGGATGCAGGCCCGGGTAGGCGCGGAGAGGGGTTATCACATCACCGGCCACCGGCTGAGCGCCAGTTACTCGGCGGCCAAACTGCTGTGGGTCAGGGCGCATGAACCGGACGTCTACCGCCGGGCCGATAAGATGATCCACGCGAAGGACTATATCGTCTTCCGGCTGACGGGGCGCCTCGTCACAGACTTCAGCGACGCCTCCGGAACCAATCTGCTGGATATCCAAAAAAAGATGTGGTCGGAGGAACTGATCTCGGCGTTCGAATTGCGGCGGGATCTCCTGCCGGAGCTGCACCCCTCCACCGACGTAGCGGGTCGCGTCACGGCTGAGGCCGCCCGCGCTTGCGGCCTCCTAGAGGGCACGCCCGTCGTCATCGGCGGCGGCGACGGGAGCTGTGCCTGCGTGGGCGCCGGCGTAGTGAAAGAGGGCCGCGCCTACAACGTCATCGGCACCTCCTCCTGGATCTCCAGCGCGGCCCGCCAGCCGTACTTCGACCCCCAGATGCGCACCTTCAACTGGGTTCATCTGGATCCAACACTGTACACCCCCTGCGGGACGATGCAAGCGGCGGGGCTCTCCTACCAGTGGTACAAAAATACGCTCTGCGGCGGCGAGGCGGCGCAGGCCGAGCGGACGGGGCGCAGCGTCTACGCCCTCCTGGACGAGGCGGCCGCAGCGGCCCGTCCCGGCGCCGGCGGCGTGCTCTACCTTCCCTATCTGATCGGGGAGCGCTCCCCTCAGTGGAACCTGAACGCCCGCGGCGCCTTTGTCGGGCTGCACGCGTCCACTCAAAAGGGCGATCTGTCCCGGGCGGTTCTGGAGGGAGTTGGCTGCAACCTTCGGATCATCTTAGAGGCCTTTGCCGCGACACAGACTCTCGACAACATCATCATGATCGGGGGCGGCGCCAAGGGGCGGACCTGGCTGCGGATCCTGGCGGACATCTGGCAGCGGACACTGCTGGTCCCGGCTTATATCGAGGAGGCCACCTCTCTGGGCGCGGCTGTCTGCGGCGGTGTCGGCATCGGACTCTTCAAGGACTTTGAGGCCTGCCGGGCATTCAACCCGATCGTAGACGAGATCCGCCCAAACCCAGCCCACAAGACGGTGTACGACACGCTGTTCTCCTTCTTTCAGCAAACCTATGACCAACTGGTCCCGGTCTACGACCGACTGGCAGACGCCCGCGAGCTTCACCGTCCCGGAGGTGCCGAAACGGGGGGTGCCCTTTGAGAAAGACGACGATCAACGACATCGCGAAGGAGGCCGGCGTCTCCAAGGCGACGGTGTCCCGGGTCTTGAACCACGGGGAACTGGTGGACGAGGAGACGCGAAACCGCGTGCTGGACATCATCCAAAAGCGCCGCTACTCCCCTTCCCTCGTGGCGCGAAGCCTATCAAACCGGGCTTCCAGCACCATCGGCATCGTCATCCCGGAGATCGACAACCCCTTTTACGGAAAGATCTTACGGACCATTGTCAATATCACCGACGCGGAGGGTCTGATCCCCGTCTGCTTCGACACCGGGAACAACGCCGAAAAGGATGTGAAATCCCTGTGCGTCCTTCGAGATCTGCGCATTGGCGGCCTCATCTACGCCTCCTCGGTGGAGCACGGCGAGACGGGTGTGACGAAACAGGCCAAACAGCTTCTGGACGACATGGGCGTCCCCGTGGTGTTGATCGACCGCCGCGTGCCAGACTTTCAGCGCAGCGGCGTCTTCTTCGATGGGTTTGACGCCGGTTATCTTTCCACAAAGATCCTCATCGCGGCGGGCCATGTAAACATCGGCGTCATCACCGGCAGCTTGAAGCTCGGCATCGCGCGGGCACGTCTGGACGGCTACCGCAAGGCCCACGAGGAGTGCGGCCTGCCCGTCCGCCGAACATTCATCTTTGAGGGCGACTTCACAAGCGAGACGGCCTGCCTCCTGAGCCGGGAGATGCTGTCGCTGCCGGAGAGGCCCAGCGCGGTGCTGACCTGCAACAATGACACCAGTTTGGGTTTTTTACAGGCGCTGACCGAGAGAAAGCTGAAAATCCCCCGGGATATCGAGCACATAGGCATCGACGAGATCGACGTCTTCGACGACCTGCACATGCGCTACAACCACGTCACCCGCGGCCGCGTCGAGATGGCGCAGGAAGCCATGGCGCTGCTGCTGACGCAGATCCGAAACCCGGACGCGCGACCGGAGAGCGTGTGGATCGCCCCCCGGTTCGTGCTGGACGCGCGCCTCGAACGGGTGGCCGTCAAACATAAGATCATCGCCAAAAAGCAGAAGGGAGCATCGCAGCCATGAACAAGCCAATCCTCACAATGGACGGTATCAGCAAGGCGTTTGCCGGCGTGCGGGCCCTGAAAGACGCCCGCTTTGACCTCATGCGCGGGGAAGTCCACGCTTTGATGGGTGAAAACGGGGCCGGAAAATCCACCCTGATGAAGATCCTGACCGGGATCTACGCCCGGGACGAGGGGACCATCACCTTCGAGGGGCGGCCCGTAATGTTCAAAAACCCGCGGGAGGCGCAGGCGGCCGGCATCGTCATCGTCCACCAGGAACTGAACATGTTGAACCACCTGACAGTGGCGCAAAATGTGTTCATCGGCCGGGAACCGATGCGGGGCAAAGTGATCGACGACACCAAAATGAACCGGGACGCGCACGTGCTGTTTCAAAAATTGGGGATCGACATCGACCCGAAGGCGACCATGGGCAGTTTGACCATTGGCCGCCAGCAGATGTGCGAGATTGCGAAGGCCATCTCGACCGAGGCCTCGGTGATCGTATTCGACGAGCCCACGGCGGCTCTGACCGACTCCGAGATCGAGGAGCTGTTCAAGACCATTCTCGACTTGCGCAGCAGGGGAATCGGTATCGTCTACATCTCCCACCGCATGGACGAGATCAAACGGATCACCGACCGGGTCACCGTCATGCGAGACGGCGAATGCGTCGGCGCCCTGACGACGGCGCACTGCACAAAGGACGACGTCGTCCGTATGATGGTCGGGCGGGCGGTCTACGAGGACCCAAAAAACCGCAGCGAGATCCCGGCGGACGCACCGGTGGTGCTCAGCGTCCGCCGCCTGCGGGCGGGCTCTCTGGTCAAGGACGTCAGCTTTGACCTGCGCCGAGGCGAAATCCTCGGTCTGTCCGGACTGATGGGCGCCGGCCGTACGGAGACCGCCCGAGCCATCTTTGGCGCGGACAAGCCGGACGGCGGCGAGATCTTCGTCAACGGCCGACCCTGTCGGATCCACTCGCCCCGAGACGCGGTGGCGGCCGGCATCGGGTATCTGTCCGAGGACCGCAAGCGTTACGGTCTGCTGGTCGAGAAGGATATCGCCGCCAACATCACGCTGGCCTCCCTGCGGGATTTCATGAAGGGTCTCTCGCTGAACAGGTCCAAGGAGGACAGGGCGGCTCGCCGTCACATCGAGACGCTGCGGATCAAAACGCCGTCGGAACACCAGGAAGTCCGAAAACTCTCCGGTGGCAACCAGCAGAAGATTGTCATCGGCAAATGGCTCACCCGCGACAGCCAGATCCTCATCTTCGACGAACCGACCCGCGGCATCGACGTGGGCGCGAAAGCGGAGATCTACGCACTGATGCACGAACTGGCGCGGCAGGGCAAATCCATCCTCATGATCTCCTCCGATCTGACGGAGATCCTCCGCATGAGCGACCGCATCATGGTCATGTGCGAGGGGCGGAAGACCGCGGAGATCCCCATCGAAGAGGCGACACAGGAGAAGATCATGCACGCAGCCACCTTGAGAGAAGCGCGCCGCGTCTCCTGAGACGCCGCACCAGATTTTCTTTGCCCGGCCGCATGTTTCCGGTGAGGCCGGCCCTAAGGAGTCAAAAACATGTCGGGAAACAGACCGTACCCAACCTCTTTATTGTCAAATTCTAGCAAATTATTCCAGATTTTTGGAACTCAGCGTCTGGTCGCCGTCGTCGCACTCGGCGCGCTGTATCTGTTCTTCTGCACGGCCGGCGACAATTTCGCCGCCTACAACACCTTTGTCAGCATCCTGGATTCCTCCTATTACATTGGTTTTCTCGCCATCGGCGTCACCTTTGTCATCATCACCGGGGGCATCGATCTCTCCTGCGGCACCGTCATGGTCTGCTGCGCCCTCATCTCCGGGACATTGTACTTCAAACTGGGTGTTCCGATGTGGCTGTGTCTGCTGCTGTGCATCGCGATGGGCGGCCTGTTCGGTTTCTGCAACGGGTTTATGGTGGCCGTGATGAAACTGCCCGCCTTCATCGCCACTCTCGGTACAATGATGGTGACCCGGGGACTCGGGTCGATCGTGACGGCCACCGCCAGCGTCACCTTCCCGCAGCGTCACGCGGACGACGGATGGTTCCGCGGCATCTTCAAACTGATGAGGGACGGTTTGCCCAGCGGGGGCGTGCCCACCGGCTTTATTTTGCTCATTCTACTGGCGGCCGTCATGGCGTTCATTCTGGGTAAGACCAGGCCGGGGCGATACATCCTGGCCCTGGGCAGCAACAAAGAAGCCACCCGCCTCTCCGGCGTCGACGTCGTGAAATGGGAGATCCTGGCTTACGTCATCAGCGGCCTGTTCGCCGGTCTCGCCGCCATCGCTTACGCCTCCATTTACTCCACCATCCTGCCCGGCACCGGCAACGGCTTTGAGCTGGACGGCATCGCGGGCACAGTCATCGGCGGGACTTCGCTGTCCGGCGGCATCGGCTCCATCGCCGGCACGCTCATCGGCGTGTTCATCATGAGCGTGCTGAGGACAGGCCTCCCTTTCATCGGGCTTCAACCGCACTACCAGTTGTTCTTTACCGGATTCGTTCTGGTGGCCGCCGTCTTCGCGGATGTGCTGAACCGCCGGCGGCGCAAGCGCTAACGCGCGAGACCGCCGAACTCCTGAGCGCTCACTTGTCTATCGATGCATCTCCCACGCGCCGATGCATGGATAAAGGACGCCTCCGCGGCACCGGACGCGGCGCTGCCGAAGGCGCCCAAAATCATATTAGGAGGACCACCCCATGAACACCACTCGCAGGCTCATCGCACTTTCCCTTTGTGTTCTGCTGGCGGCCGGCGCCTTGTCCGGGTGCGGCGGCACAAACAACGCAAACAACAACGGAAATCCAAACAACCTAAACAGCCCAGACAACAACGGCGACGCAGGCAACGCGCTGAAAATCGAAGTCGTCTCCAAAGGTTTTCAGGTCGACTTCTGGAAGATGGTCAACAAGGGCTGTAACGAGGCGGGCGCGGCCTACGGCGCATCCATCAACTTTGTCGGCCCTGCGAGCGAAGCCAACATCAGCGAGCAGATTGAGCAGCTTAGCAACGCCATCAACAAGGCGCCCGACGCCATTTGCTTCGCGCCTCTGGACCAGGACGCGTCCATGGACCTGATCGCCCAGGCCGGCGGCGCCGGGATCCCTCTTATCACCTTTGACGCCAACATCGAAGCCGACACCGGCGGCGCCGTCTTGGCCTTCGTCGCCACCGACAACGTGGCCGCCGGCGCCCACGCGGCCGACAAAATGTTCGAGAAACTGAAAAACAAGCTCACAAACCCCACCGCTCCCGTGCGCATCGGCGTGATGGCGCAGGACACCACCTCCAAGTCGGTGGCCCAGCGCACCAAGGGCTTCATCGACCGCATGGTGACGCTTTGCGGCGCAGACATCAGCTCCGTGGAAGGCCACGACATGTACAACGCCAAACGCGAGAACGCCAAGGTCATCCTCGATGTCGGCATCCCCGCCGAGACCACCGACGCCGCCGGCAACGTGGCCGCGCAAACTCTCCTGAACAAGTCCGATCTCATCGGCCTCTACGGTTCCAACGAGTTTTCCGCCAAGGCCATCGTCAATGTCAACGAATCTCTGCAGAAGCTGGGTCCGGACGGCGTGTGCGCGATCGGCTTTGACTCCGGCGCCATCCAGGTGCAGGCTGTCCGCGACGGCATCCTCTACGGCGCCATCACGCAAGATCCCGTGAAGATCGGCTACACCGTGGTCGACACGGCCATCCGCGCCGCCCGCGGGGAGAGCGTCAGCGACGTCAGCGTCCCCTTCCACTTCTACGACGCCTCCAACGTGGACGATCCCAACGTCGCCTCCTGCCTATACGAATAGTCCAGTCAACCGATAAACACGGCGATGGGCAGGGATAAACTCCCTGCCCATCGCCCACACAGAAAACAAAACATGGAGGATATCATGCAGTACGGCATCTACTACGCATACTGGGCCAAGCGCTGGGACGGCGATTTTATCTCCTATGTGGAGAAAGTCAAGCGGCTCGGCTTCGACATCCTGGAGGTCGCCTGCGGGGCCTTCGACCGAATGCCGCTCTCATATTTTCAGGAACTGCGACAGGCCGCCCAGACCGCCGGCCTCCGACTGACCGGGGGGTACGGCCCTCGGCCCACACACAACATCGCCTCCCCCAATCCGGCCGTCGTCAAAAATGCGTTCGCTTTTTACCGCGACATCTTCCCCAAGATGCAGGCGGCAGGTATCGACAGCCTCGGCGGCGCGCTCTACTCCTTCTGGCCGGTGGACTACGGCGTGACGCCCGACAAAGCCGGCGATCTGGCGCGCAGCACGGACAATATGCGCTGTCTGGCCGATCTGGCGGCGGCGCACGGCATCTCCCTGTACATGGAAGTTTTGAACCGCTTCGAGGGCTATCTGCTGAACGAAACCAAAGAGGCGGCGGCCTATGTCGACGCGGTCGGGCGGGACAACGTTGGGGTGATGCTGGACACTTTCCACATGAACATTGAGGAGGACAGCCTGACAGACGCGATCCGTCTGGCGGGCCGCCGTCTGGGTGAACTGCACATCGGCGAAGCCAACCGCCGTCCGCCCCGCCCGGGTCGGATGCCCTGGGGAGACATCGGCGCGGCGCTGCATGAGATCGGATTCGATGGGAAAGTCGTGATGGAGCCGTTTGTCACGGCGGGCGGCGAAGTCGGGCGCGACATCCGGCTGTGGCGCGACCTATCGGACG
This window of the Oscillospiraceae bacterium genome carries:
- a CDS encoding helix-turn-helix domain-containing protein, whose translation is MGRPKKYSITLSEEELQLLKSIIRKEGTSRTIRRRCQVLIDIDEAHGKVLTHEQSARSNGICMVTVGKTVKEYCEGGLDKVLTYNRNSNSDQARRKLDGRSEAKLIEIACGPAPEGHSRWTLRLLEEKCRVELDIPVSKDTIGRALKKTNYDLTATTTGASHRRKTQNS
- the xylB gene encoding xylulokinase, which encodes MANGYLLAHDLGTSGNKATLYDTNGRLVGSAVYAYDTMYPHSRWVEQDPEDWWKAVCVTTRTLLQEAAAKASDILCVSFSAQMMGCLLVDKQGSPLRPMITWADSRAWAEEDWMQARVGAERGYHITGHRLSASYSAAKLLWVRAHEPDVYRRADKMIHAKDYIVFRLTGRLVTDFSDASGTNLLDIQKKMWSEELISAFELRRDLLPELHPSTDVAGRVTAEAARACGLLEGTPVVIGGGDGSCACVGAGVVKEGRAYNVIGTSSWISSAARQPYFDPQMRTFNWVHLDPTLYTPCGTMQAAGLSYQWYKNTLCGGEAAQAERTGRSVYALLDEAAAAARPGAGGVLYLPYLIGERSPQWNLNARGAFVGLHASTQKGDLSRAVLEGVGCNLRIILEAFAATQTLDNIIMIGGGAKGRTWLRILADIWQRTLLVPAYIEEATSLGAAVCGGVGIGLFKDFEACRAFNPIVDEIRPNPAHKTVYDTLFSFFQQTYDQLVPVYDRLADARELHRPGGAETGGAL
- a CDS encoding LacI family transcriptional regulator; this encodes MRKTTINDIAKEAGVSKATVSRVLNHGELVDEETRNRVLDIIQKRRYSPSLVARSLSNRASSTIGIVIPEIDNPFYGKILRTIVNITDAEGLIPVCFDTGNNAEKDVKSLCVLRDLRIGGLIYASSVEHGETGVTKQAKQLLDDMGVPVVLIDRRVPDFQRSGVFFDGFDAGYLSTKILIAAGHVNIGVITGSLKLGIARARLDGYRKAHEECGLPVRRTFIFEGDFTSETACLLSREMLSLPERPSAVLTCNNDTSLGFLQALTERKLKIPRDIEHIGIDEIDVFDDLHMRYNHVTRGRVEMAQEAMALLLTQIRNPDARPESVWIAPRFVLDARLERVAVKHKIIAKKQKGASQP
- a CDS encoding sugar ABC transporter ATP-binding protein encodes the protein MNKPILTMDGISKAFAGVRALKDARFDLMRGEVHALMGENGAGKSTLMKILTGIYARDEGTITFEGRPVMFKNPREAQAAGIVIVHQELNMLNHLTVAQNVFIGREPMRGKVIDDTKMNRDAHVLFQKLGIDIDPKATMGSLTIGRQQMCEIAKAISTEASVIVFDEPTAALTDSEIEELFKTILDLRSRGIGIVYISHRMDEIKRITDRVTVMRDGECVGALTTAHCTKDDVVRMMVGRAVYEDPKNRSEIPADAPVVLSVRRLRAGSLVKDVSFDLRRGEILGLSGLMGAGRTETARAIFGADKPDGGEIFVNGRPCRIHSPRDAVAAGIGYLSEDRKRYGLLVEKDIAANITLASLRDFMKGLSLNRSKEDRAARRHIETLRIKTPSEHQEVRKLSGGNQQKIVIGKWLTRDSQILIFDEPTRGIDVGAKAEIYALMHELARQGKSILMISSDLTEILRMSDRIMVMCEGRKTAEIPIEEATQEKIMHAATLREARRVS
- a CDS encoding ABC transporter permease produces the protein MSGNRPYPTSLLSNSSKLFQIFGTQRLVAVVALGALYLFFCTAGDNFAAYNTFVSILDSSYYIGFLAIGVTFVIITGGIDLSCGTVMVCCALISGTLYFKLGVPMWLCLLLCIAMGGLFGFCNGFMVAVMKLPAFIATLGTMMVTRGLGSIVTATASVTFPQRHADDGWFRGIFKLMRDGLPSGGVPTGFILLILLAAVMAFILGKTRPGRYILALGSNKEATRLSGVDVVKWEILAYVISGLFAGLAAIAYASIYSTILPGTGNGFELDGIAGTVIGGTSLSGGIGSIAGTLIGVFIMSVLRTGLPFIGLQPHYQLFFTGFVLVAAVFADVLNRRRRKR
- a CDS encoding substrate-binding domain-containing protein; translated protein: MNTTRRLIALSLCVLLAAGALSGCGGTNNANNNGNPNNLNSPDNNGDAGNALKIEVVSKGFQVDFWKMVNKGCNEAGAAYGASINFVGPASEANISEQIEQLSNAINKAPDAICFAPLDQDASMDLIAQAGGAGIPLITFDANIEADTGGAVLAFVATDNVAAGAHAADKMFEKLKNKLTNPTAPVRIGVMAQDTTSKSVAQRTKGFIDRMVTLCGADISSVEGHDMYNAKRENAKVILDVGIPAETTDAAGNVAAQTLLNKSDLIGLYGSNEFSAKAIVNVNESLQKLGPDGVCAIGFDSGAIQVQAVRDGILYGAITQDPVKIGYTVVDTAIRAARGESVSDVSVPFHFYDASNVDDPNVASCLYE
- a CDS encoding sugar phosphate isomerase/epimerase, which produces MQYGIYYAYWAKRWDGDFISYVEKVKRLGFDILEVACGAFDRMPLSYFQELRQAAQTAGLRLTGGYGPRPTHNIASPNPAVVKNAFAFYRDIFPKMQAAGIDSLGGALYSFWPVDYGVTPDKAGDLARSTDNMRCLADLAAAHGISLYMEVLNRFEGYLLNETKEAAAYVDAVGRDNVGVMLDTFHMNIEEDSLTDAIRLAGRRLGELHIGEANRRPPRPGRMPWGDIGAALHEIGFDGKVVMEPFVTAGGEVGRDIRLWRDLSDGADEAELDREAARSVAFIRSLFG